A single window of Zea mays cultivar B73 chromosome 10, Zm-B73-REFERENCE-NAM-5.0, whole genome shotgun sequence DNA harbors:
- the LOC103640726 gene encoding RING-H2 finger protein ATL74 translates to MRVLNDSRPTVAPDASSAPPLLITPTAAAGMVGVVQLQPGAAGGSDAGFDADMVVILAALLCVLVCALGVNSLVHHFVLNCGRTVAAPAPPHAAAAAAPATDSDSTGLKKRELRRIPVVLYEANKQPSASSGTDDDDDCAICLGEFDDGEELRLLPGCHHGFHVQCIDVWLVMHASCPTCRNSLLVHQDRHAGAGDGEAATVAGEEA, encoded by the coding sequence ATGCGCGTGCTCAACGACAGCCGCCCCACCGTCGCCCCCGACGCGTCGTCGGCGCCGCCGCTGCTCATCACGCCAACGGCGGCGGCGGGGATGGTCGGCGTGGTCCAGCTGCAGCCGGGCGCCGCCGGAGGGAGCGACGCTGGCTTCGACGCCGACATGGTCGTCATCCTCGCCGCGCTGCTCTGCGTCCTCGTCTgcgccctcggcgtcaactccctcGTCCACCACTTCGTGCTCAACTGCGGCCGCACCGTGGCCGCACCTGCACCACCAcacgctgccgctgccgctgctccGGCCACTGACAGTGACAGCACCGGGCTGAAGAAGAGGGAGCTGAGGAGGATACCCGTGGTGCTGTACGAGGCCAATAAGCAGCCCAGCGCGTCGTCGGggaccgacgacgacgacgactgcgCCATCTGCCTCGGCGAGTTCGACGACGGCGAGGAGCTGCGCCTGCTCCCGGGCTGCCACCACGGCTTCCACGTGCAATGCATCGACGTGTGGCTGGTCATGCACGCGTCTTGCCCGACGTGCCGGAACTCGCTCCTGGTCCACCAAGACCGTCACGCCGGCGCCGGCGACGGCGAGGCAGCAACGGTGGCAGGGGAAGAGGCATAG